The genomic region GATTGCTGAATCTGTTTCCAATCCCGGCGCTCGATGGCGGCCATCTGATGTTCTATGCCTATGAGGCAATCACCAAAAAGCAACCCAGCGATATGGCTATGCGGGTGTTGATGACATTTGGCTTCGCCGCGATCCTGTCTTTGATGGTGTTTGCCTTGGGCAATGACATTTTCTGCTGACAACGATCTTTGGACGGTCGTCGATAGCGGCGACCGTCCAATTGTAGCCACATTCCCCTGTTAATCTTTTGGCAAGGCGCGCGGCAGAAACTACGTTTTAGTAAATCTGCGGAGGCTGATGGCAAAAGGGGCTCTGGATCATGCAGACATTACAATATTCATATCGCGGTTTGGGCCTGCTGATGCGGCTGAATTGGGATCGGGCGCTGTCCGCGTTTGTTATTTTTCTGGCGTTGATCGCCGGCTGCTGGATCGCTGTCTCTGCTTCTGAACGGCAAATGGATGTATGCAGTACCCAATTTCAGTCCTGTTCGCCCTTTTCTAGCTTTTGACAACAGGGCACAAACCCGATACGCAGTTTTAAAGCTGCTTAAAAAATTGGGTTATTTGATATGCTCTGGGGGACAAGTGTGGGTAAATCCTGCGGGGGGTGCCAATCGCGCACCAATATGTTGTATAGACAAGCGTCAGCACTAACACTTGCTGTCGCTATGGGGTTTGCCTTTGCACCGGCGTTTGCTGAGGCTCAGGATTACCAATTCAACTCGGTGCAGGTCGAAGGCAATCAGCGCATTCAGACCTCGACGATTGTCGCCTATACCGGGATTGAGCGTGGCAAAACTGTGAGTGCGGGGCAACTGAACGATGCCTATCAGCGTATTCTTGACAGTGGGGTTTTTGAAACCGTTGAATTGGTGCCGCGTGGCAATACACTGACCATCAAGGTCACTGAGTTTGCAACGATCAACCAAATCAGTTTTGAGGGCAATCGCCGTCTAAAAGATGACGATCTTATCGGGTTGATCGAATCTGCGCCGCGCCGGGTGTTTAACCCATCGCAGGCCGAACGCGACGCCGCCAATATCGCTGAGGCATATGGTGCCCAGGGTCGGGTTGCCTCGCGGGTTACCCCCAAGATCATTCGGCGCAGCGACAACCGTGTTGACCTAGTTTTTGAAGTTACCGAGGGCGACACCACCGAGGTTGAGCGCGTTTCATTTGTCGGTAACCGGGTGTATTCAGATCGCCGCTTGCGCCGTGTCATGGAAACCAAGCAGGCAGGTCTTTTGCGGGCGTTTATTCAATCGGACACTTTGATCGAAGATCGCATCGAGTTTGATAAGCAGGTTCTGCGTGATTTCTATCTGTCACGGGGCTACGTCGATTTCCGCGTCAACAGTGCCAATGCCGAAGTGACCAATGAAAGAGACGCTTTTTTCCTGGTGGTGGATGTCACCGAAGGGCAGCAGTTCAAATTTGGTGAGATCTCAGTTTCCAGTGAAATCAGCGAAGCGGATCCGGATTTGTTCTTTGACGCACTAAGGGTCAAATCCAGCGTCACCTATTCCCCTGTGTTGGTCGAAAACTCGATTGAGCGTCTAGAGACGCTGGCCATTCGACAAGGGATTGATTTTCTGCGGGTAGAACCGCGGATCTCCAGAAATGACCGGGATCTGACACTGGATGTCGAATTTGTGCTGACCCGCGGCCCCAGGCTGTTTGTTGAGCGGATCGATATCGAGGGCAACACAACCACGCTTGACCGGGTGATCCGCCAGCGGTTCAAAACCGTCGAAGGGGACCCGTTCAATCCTCGTGAAATCCGTGAGAGCGCAGAGCGTATTCGGGCGCTAGGCTTTTTTGCGTCTGCCGAAGTTGATGTCCGCGAGGGCAGCACAGCCAGCCAGGTTGTGGTGGATGTTGATGTGGAGGAGCAGCCGACTGGGTCGCTGACACTGGGCGGTGCCTATTCTGTTGATGACGGGTTTGGCGTGACCATCGGGCTGACGGAAAACAACTTCCTGGGTCGGGGTCAGCGTTTGTCGTTCAATATTTCGACTGCCCAGGATTCCGAAGAATATGTTTTTGGATTTACCGAACCGCACCTGTTGGGGCGTGATTTGCAGTTTTCTCTGGATCTGGGTGTTTCAAAAACCGATTCAAGCTTCTCGGAGTATGACACCAAACGGGCCTTTATCACCCCGGCGCTGTCTTTTAAGACCAGTGAGAGCTCCCTTCTTCGGGTCCGCTATACCTGGGATCGTGATGAAATGGTCAGCCGGGGAAATGATTCCAATGGCGATCCATTGGCAGGGCCGATTGTCCTTGACGAAATTGCGCAGGGCGAGCGGACGTCGAGCAGTGTTGGTTTCACCTATACTTACGACAGCCGGATCACCGGGTTGGATCCAAACGCCGGGTTCCTGGTTCAGCTTGGTGCGGACTATTCCGGTCTGGGCGGCGACAGCGAATATGTTAAATCCAATGCCAAATTCATTGCTCAGCGAATGGTGTTCAACGAAGAAGTAACCCTGCGCGCCACCTTTGAAGCGGGTGCGTTGAGCTGGCTTGGCAATGACAGCAGCAGATCGATAGACCGGTATATTCTGTCGCCGACTATTATGCGTGGCTTTGAGCCAGGCGGTATTGGCGCCCGTGACCGGTCAACCATTGGATCTGGCGCCACCTACGACGATTTCCTCGGCGGTAACTATTATGCCGTGGCCCGGTTTGATGCGGAATTCCCGCTTGGCTTGCCCGAAGAACTTGGCATGCGCGGCGGCTTTTTCTACGACATCGGCAATCTTTGGGACCTGTCCAATGTTGATACCTCCAGTGCAAACAATATTGTTGGTGAGGGCGGCTCTTTCCGCCATGTGATCGGGATCTCTCTGCTGTGGACAACTGGCTTTGGACCTTTGCGGTTCAACTTCTCGAAGGCCTTGCAGAAGGAAACCTTTGATAAGGAACAGAGCTTTGATCTGACAATCCAGGCGCGGTTCTAAGACAATGCCTCGCTGTGGCAAACAGGGTCACCACAGAGGGCTGGCAAAAATGCTGGCCCTTATGGGTGCCCTGTTTGCGCCGCTGCAGGCGCTTGCTCAGGGACCCTATGAACTGGATCTGAATAGCGAAATGCAACTGGGCATTCCGCAAAGCGCCATTTTGACAATTCATCCGGATCGGTTGTTTTCCAGCAGTGCTTTTGGGCGCCGGGTTGCCGAAGGGATCGAAGCTGAGGGCGCCGTTCTGACGGCTGAAAATCGACGTATTGAGGCTGTTTTGCGGGCCGAAGAACAGACCCTCGCCGAGCGCCGCCATTCTATGGATCCGGCGGCGTTCAGGGCATTGGCTGATGCTTTTGATGAAAAAGTTCAAGAAACCCGGCGGCTGCAAGAGCAGAAACTGCGGGAGATCAATGCAACCGGCGAGACGGCCAGGCGCGAATTTTTCACGGTTTCCTTACCGGTTTTGCAACAACTGATGCGGGAATCCGGGGCCGGTGCCATTCTGGACCAGTCCTCCGTTTTTCTCAGTGCCTACGCCGCGGACATCACCGATCTTGCGATTTCACGGATAGATGCGGTTCTGGGTGACGGTTCTCAGCTGGAGCAGGACGCTCAACAATAATTGCGGCAGCTTGCCCAAAAGACGCTGTCTTGCTAGTGACGGCGCAGACCCTATGACAACAACAGGATGACCGTTATGACCGCCGAGTTGAAAAGCGCTGACATTCAAATGATTCAGCGGATCCTGCCGCATCGCTATCCGTTTTTGTTGGTCGACAAAGTGCTCGACATTGATGGCTACAGCTCGGCCCGTGGCATCAAGAATGTCACCATGAACGAACCCCATTTCCAGGGTCATTTTCCGGGCACGCCAATCATGCCAGGGGTCACCATCGTCGAAGCGATGGCG from Parasedimentitalea psychrophila harbors:
- the bamA gene encoding outer membrane protein assembly factor BamA, whose translation is MLYRQASALTLAVAMGFAFAPAFAEAQDYQFNSVQVEGNQRIQTSTIVAYTGIERGKTVSAGQLNDAYQRILDSGVFETVELVPRGNTLTIKVTEFATINQISFEGNRRLKDDDLIGLIESAPRRVFNPSQAERDAANIAEAYGAQGRVASRVTPKIIRRSDNRVDLVFEVTEGDTTEVERVSFVGNRVYSDRRLRRVMETKQAGLLRAFIQSDTLIEDRIEFDKQVLRDFYLSRGYVDFRVNSANAEVTNERDAFFLVVDVTEGQQFKFGEISVSSEISEADPDLFFDALRVKSSVTYSPVLVENSIERLETLAIRQGIDFLRVEPRISRNDRDLTLDVEFVLTRGPRLFVERIDIEGNTTTLDRVIRQRFKTVEGDPFNPREIRESAERIRALGFFASAEVDVREGSTASQVVVDVDVEEQPTGSLTLGGAYSVDDGFGVTIGLTENNFLGRGQRLSFNISTAQDSEEYVFGFTEPHLLGRDLQFSLDLGVSKTDSSFSEYDTKRAFITPALSFKTSESSLLRVRYTWDRDEMVSRGNDSNGDPLAGPIVLDEIAQGERTSSSVGFTYTYDSRITGLDPNAGFLVQLGADYSGLGGDSEYVKSNAKFIAQRMVFNEEVTLRATFEAGALSWLGNDSSRSIDRYILSPTIMRGFEPGGIGARDRSTIGSGATYDDFLGGNYYAVARFDAEFPLGLPEELGMRGGFFYDIGNLWDLSNVDTSSANNIVGEGGSFRHVIGISLLWTTGFGPLRFNFSKALQKETFDKEQSFDLTIQARF
- a CDS encoding OmpH family outer membrane protein translates to MLALMGALFAPLQALAQGPYELDLNSEMQLGIPQSAILTIHPDRLFSSSAFGRRVAEGIEAEGAVLTAENRRIEAVLRAEEQTLAERRHSMDPAAFRALADAFDEKVQETRRLQEQKLREINATGETARREFFTVSLPVLQQLMRESGAGAILDQSSVFLSAYAADITDLAISRIDAVLGDGSQLEQDAQQ